The Bacteroidota bacterium genome contains the following window.
GGACATTAGTAGTCTTCTCAAACCCTCTTAGGATCATGATCTTCATTCGGAATACATTCCAGCTTAAATTTGGCAAGGCTAAGGATGCCAAAGCACTCATACAACAGTTCGAGAGAAGGAAGCGCGCGGACATCCACCAATGCGCGCTCGGGGCAGTCTATTTTGTCCCGAGCAGCCGCATTTTCCATGCTAAGATCTGGCGCTGTAATTCTGGATGCGAGACCATGTGACGCTCGCGCAAGTCATTCACGGAATGCTGGATGCGTTTGCGCATATATACATAGAACTCGATATCCTCGACACTCCAGTCTTCGGGAAGCGTCTCGATCATCGCAATGATTTGCTGCTTTGCCGTCATCCTCAAAGATTACCTCGCAATTCCTGCTCTCGTTCGATGGATTCGAACAGTGCCTTGAAATTGCCTTTGCCAAATGACCGCGCACCTCGCCGCTGAATGATCTCGAAGAAGACCGTCGGACGGTCTTGAGCGGGCTTGGTAAAGATTTGCAGCATGTAGCCATCGTCATCCCGATCGACAAGGATACCGAGTGCTTCAAGCTGTTCAACCGGCTCATTGATTTTACCAACGCGGTCTTGCAGCTCTCGATAATAGCTACTTGGGACGCGAAGAAAATCAACCCCTTGCGCGGACAATTTCGAAACCGCTTCAATGATATTTCCTGTCGCGAGGGCAATATGCTGCACGCCGGGTCCGCGATACCACTCGACGTATTCCTCAATCTGCGATTTCTTTCGACCGGTCGCAGGCTCATTAATTGGAAATTTGATCTTTTCGGAGCCCGAGGCAACGACCTTGGACATCAGCGCAGAGTATTCCGTGGAAATATCTTTATCATCGAACGAAACGAAAAGATGGAACCCCATTACATCCTCATACCACTTAACCCAATCGTTCATTTGATTCCAGCCGACATTCCCAACGACGTGATCGACGGCCGCAAGCCCGGTTGGTCGAGCGATGGTATCCTCCGAGGCAATTGCCCGGTATCCCGGTGCAAAACCACGATAATTCTTGCGATCGACGAAGCTGTGGAGGGTATCCCCGTATGTTTTGATCGCAGCAGTCCTGTACGTACCATTTTCATCTGATACCTCCCGCGGCTCCTGAATGCCAACGGCGCCACGCTTGGTCGTTTCACTGTATGCGCGCTCAACATCATCAACTTCCAGTGAAATATCGCGCACGCCATCACCATGCATTGCAAGGTGGTCCTGGTACGGATGCTCCGGCAATAATGGCGTCGTCAGAACAAAACGGATTTTACCTTGTTCGAGGACATAGCTGGCACGATCGCGAACGCCTGTCTCAAGGCCAGCATATGCGGTCAGCTTAAAACCAAAAGCCGAGCGATAATAGTACGCCGATTGTTTGGCATTACCGACGACAAACTCCAAGTGATCGATCGCGCGGATCGGGAAAAAGTCCTGCTCGGCAGAGTTCGATACCGCGATGGGTGCTGGTGATAGTTCGTTAGGCATAGGAATCTAGACAAGAAATGATATTTATTTCGCAACAATGAAGCGATTGATTCCGGTTCGGGATTTCGTAGCTGCGTCTTTGAACTCAGGGTACGGGCGCATTAATCGTGTCCTCAGAGCCCTTGGTTTGATTTCATCGCTGCTTTTGTCAACGGAGTTGAGTGCCCAGACTGCGACCGATCAGCTGGTTCGTGAATTAGACAGTCTGTTTCACACTTCACGCTTCTCAAATGCGACATTCGGCGTTTCTATTCAATCGCTCAAGTCCGGCGACTTTCTTTACAGGCTGAACGATACGAAGAGCCTCTTGCCGGCTTCGAACATGAAACTCTTCACCGCAGCCGAAGCACTGGCGCTGCTGGGTCCGGAGTATCGATATAAGACCGAGATGCTGACGAATGGAAAGATCAAGAGGCATACGCTATATGGCGATCTGATTTTTCGAGGCGTGGGCGACCCAACATCTCTCTCTCCGATCGACACGGAAGATAGTTGGGACGATACTCTCAATGCACATGAAATCTATCAAATGACAGGTTCATTTATTGCAGACAATTCCTTCTTTACACCCGAGTACTATCCGACAGGTTGGCAAATTGATGATTTGCCATATTACTATGCAACCCCTGTCTCAGCGTTGATTGCCAATGAAAATAAGGTTACACTTGCCATCTTTCCGGGCCTTAGCTTAGGCAGTGCTGCAATCGTAAGTTGGAAGCGAACCCCATACCCTTATGGAGTCATCCTAAACAAAGCGACGACTGGTTCGCCTTCATCGACGGTGACTATTGATGCTGGGCGCAAGATCGGGACTGATACAATTGTCGTGACGGGAAGCATTCCTCTCGGCGACACCGAGATAGATGAAGAAACATCGATCGATAATCCCGAAACGTACGCGGTAAAATTGTTAATGGGAATGTGTCCGAATTACAGAGGTTTCCATCAACGTGCGATCCACCAAAAAGTCTTAGCGACTCATCAGAGTCCTCCACTTACCAGCATCATTCAGCACATGAACAAAGAATCCGACAACCTCTACGCCGAGTGCCTCTTCCGCACCGTCGCCAAGGTTAAGGGTGGTGAAGGAAGCTGGATGCGAGGCATTGAGGTCATGCGGAAATATTTGGCATCCATTGGCATCGATACGATGAACCTTCAATTCACAGATGGATCGGGTCTCTCGCGGATGGATTTTGTGACGACAGATGCAATAATAAAACTTCTCATGGTGGTGTGGAAAGATCCGAAACTAAAGGAGCCATTTTACAACTCGTTGCCAATTATGGGCGTCGATGGTACCCTCAAGAACCAATTAAAAGGCACGCCTGCCGCAGGTAATGTTCACGCAAAGACCGGTTCGATGACAGGTGTTCGCTCGATTTCAGGTTACCTTACTACACGCGATGGTGAGCCAATAGCATTCTCGATCCTGCTGAACAATTTTACGGCTCCCGGCAGTGATGCAACCAAGCTCGAGAATGAAGTGCTTACGAGGTTGGTGAACTTTTCACGCGTAGAAAGCCATTAAATGCTTGCTTTGCGACTCACCACGCACTTCCGTCGTAATTATTTCAGAATGAAGTTCTTTCTTCGTATCGCAATCTTTTGGGTTGCCATTTCCATAATTCCGGGCGTGACCTATGCCCAGCTTCCACCCTGGACGAGGTTCAAACTCAGTAATGGCCTAGAGGTCCTGGTTGTAGAGAACCACCTGACGCCCATCGTGACAATCGAAATCAGCGTCAAGAACGGCTCGTTTACAGAGCCACCAGAATACAATGGGCTCTCGCATCTGTACGAGCACATGTTCTTTACCTCGAACGCGCGTGACACAACAGAGGATGACTTCCTCGGTCGGGTGGATGATCTTGGAATCGTATATAATGGAAGGACCGAAGAAGAACTCGTAGAGTATTATTTCACACTGCCGAAACAAAATCTTGAGCCTGGGCTCGACTTCATGGCAACGGCGATCACCTCTCCACTTTTCAAGCCTGATGAACTGCACAAACAGCAGGAGATCGTGCTAGGTGAGTTTGACCGCAATGAGGCCTTGCCGCTCTTCAAGTTTGGACGCAAGGTGGATTCTGCTCTCTGGGACGGGTATCTCTCGAGAAAGGAGCCCCTCGGCGAGCGGCCAACGATCAAGTCGGCTACTCGGGAAAAGATGCTGACGATTAAGAACCGGTATTATATTCCGAACAACTCATTACTCATCGTTTCTGGCGATGTGAATACCGAGCAGATTCGCAAACTAGTGCCGAAATACTTCGACCGCTGGCAAAGTGGTCCGGATCCGTTTATTGCTAATCCACCAGTTCGTGCACCACCTCTCAAGGGGCCGGTTCTTGTGCTTGATACAATTGATGAGCCGCGCGCAGTTGTGTTTGTCCGCTGGCATGGGCCCTCCATCGGACTCGATGACAAGGGGACCTATGTTGGCGATGTATTTAGCGAGATCATCAAGCAGCCCGAGCATCCATTTACGAAATCGCTTGAAGAAAGTGGACTCGCGCAGAGTGTCAACTTCTGGTATTTTACCCAGCGCTACATTGGCCCGATTCGGCCAGACATTGTTACGACTCCAGATCGGCTGGAGGAAGCGATGAAAACATTCTGGCGGCAGGTTGATATGTTCGACGACACCAATTATTTTACTGACGAAGAACTGGAAACCGCAAAAAATGTGCTGCGAACGCAGACCTTGTATCGAAGCGAGCAACTGAGCGAATTCACGCATGATCTGGCATTCTGGTGGGCCGCTGCCGGTCTCGATTATTACGGACATTATCTCGATGACCTGAGTAAGGTTACTCGGAAGGATATAGCCGATTACATTCATCGCTACATAAAAGGGAAGCCGTTTGTGCTGGGAGTCGCTATGAATAAAGAAGGCTTTGAAAAGATCGGCCCGACCCTGGGAAAGCTCGTATTCCCTAATATGAAGCAGCCATGAGAAGAGGAACTTTCGAATTGCGAAACTGGAATCGGAATCGGTCAACGATGAAGAATTTACTCCGATACTGCTACGTATTCCTGGCGACCATCGCCATAGCATCATGCGCGGCATCCCATTCCTCATCCTCATCATCGCTTGCAAACAGTTCGAACATCGTCAACGATGTGCAGGAATTTGACGTAGATGGCATCCACATTCTGATGCGGCAGTCTGTATCGGTACCCGTTGTCAGTGCAATCCTCTTTGTTCGGGGCGGCTCAGTCCTATCGCCCGCAAGTGAGCCAATCATGACAGAATCCTTTGCCGTGGCTATCGCCACAGCAAGTGGCAGCGAACGAACTTCAAAGTCGTATTTTCGACGACGAATGACTCAAATGCAGACATTCATTTCCGGGGCAGCCGGCAATGACTATTCCGCTCTCAGTCTGACGTGTACTCGCGAGAATTTTGATACATCCTGGAAATATTTCACGGATGTTGCAACCCGGCCCGCATTCGATGCAACCGAATTTGAGAACTTCATGCATGCGACGCTATTGGGTTTGAGTTCGGTCTCTAGCGATCCCGATTCATACTCCCGCCATGAAGCCGATTCGATTTATTTTGCGGGTCACCCGTATGGTCGCGTACCCACTGTTGATGATGTCAATCAGGTGACTCTACCGTTAATTGAGCGCCATTTCAAGTCGATCATGGTGAAATCACGCTTCCTTCTCTCTGTAGTTGGCAACATTTCGCGGGAAGAACTTACAGAGAAAGTCCATTCCACTTTGGGTAAACTTCCGGAAGGTACATATACTGCAGCGCAGGCACTTGCTCCGCTCGATCCGCCCGCTCGGGCATCGCGACCCGGAGCCTATCTTTTCTCCTTTAATCGGAAACTTCCGACCAATTATGTGCTTGCCTATTTTCATGTACCAACCGAAGGGGATTCGGATTATTATCCGTATCTTCGGTTACGCAATTTCTTTGGAGGATTCGTCTTCAATCATATTCGCGTCCAGCATAACCTCGCCTACGCGCCGAATGTAGACGACAAGCAGCAGCGGAGCTCCATCGGAATGATCGAACTTCAGACGCCATTCGTCGATAGTGCTGTCAAGATCATATATAGCGATGTGGATTTTTTCCAGAACAATCTAATTCGTGAGTCGGCAATCCGAGAGGGGGTAGCAGGATGGGCTACACGCAATTATCTTAAAGCTGAAACAACAGCGAATCAGGCTGTTCTACTCGGTCAAGCCAAACTCCTGACCGGCGATTGGCGCGACGCATTCTTCTCTTACGAGAAGCTCTCCCATGTGACACCAGAACAACTGGCTCATGTCGCTCAGAAGTATTTGCGAAATTTCAATTGGTTCATCGTCGGCGACACGACCGGAATCGACCGCGCGAGGCTGGAATCGCGGTAGCTCTAGCTTTTTTTGAGCGCGATTTCCTTGCGTTTGGCAGCCGATTGGTAGATCGCTTCAACCACCGTCATGCGGCGCGAAGCTTCTTCCGCCGTTGAGACAAGGGGCACAATACCCTTGACGGAGTTGATGAAATGCCTAAGCTCATTTTCGTAGGACTTCTTGTACAGGCTTACTGGCGTTTGGGCCTTCGCGGGTGTCAGATTGATCGAACTCCCGTGAACCCGCTTCATTACCTTGAGTGGATTGATGAAGGCAGCACCGTCATCGCCAAAGACATTGCAGTAAAAGAAATCGCCTTCTCGCTGGAACGTCCAGCTTACTTCCGTCGTGAAGGTAATACCGCCCTCGAGGCGCGCGAAGAGAGCCGCCGAATCCTCGACATTCTTCGTGTATTGCTTATAGGTCTCGGCGGAGACAGTGAGGACTGAAGGGTAGTTCAGTACCCAAAGCGCCATATCGAGCATGACTATCCCCAAGTCGAGGATCACGCCGCCGCCAGATTTTGCCTGCTGTTGCTGCCACGCCTGAACGCCCGATTGCTGCTTTAGCCAGCCGCTCTTAATGTAAAAGATCTTTCCAAGCTCGTTCTTCTCGATGAAGGTTTTGAGCATAATCACGTCGGGACGGAAGCGGGAGTTCATCCCGACCATGACTTTACGATCGTACTTACGGGCACATTCGACTATGTCGCGAGCTTCCTTGGCCGTACGAGCGATGGGCTTTTCGATCAATACGTCTTTGCCCGCCTGGATCGCTTCAATTGCTAATGGACGATGGGTGTCGGTCGGGGTACAAATGTCAATGGCGTGAATTTCAGCGGCAAGGGGAGAGGAAAGGAGATCGCTGAGACTCGTAAATGAGGCCGCGATTCCAAAGCGCTCCGCGATAGCCTTCGCCTTGCGACGATCGGGATCGACGACAGCCATGATTTCCACGTCGGTCATCTTTTGCAGGATCGGCAAATGCACGACCTGAGCAACGTTACCACACCCGGCGAGAGCCAGCTTGACTTTGTCCATCAAATGGCAATGATGAATGGTGCATGATGAATTAGGAGATTACGAATCGCATTACTCGTAATTCCTCCTTCATCATTATCTAGTGTCGGGGCGAGAGGATTCGAACCTCCGACCCCCTGGTCCCGAACCAGGTGCTCTACCAGGCTGAGCCACGCCCCGAAGTAATTGCTCAATCCTGAGTCTTAAACCAATCGGGATTCAGGATAAGCGCGCCGTATAACTTGCTCCGCTGCCGCTTAGTTCAGCGAAATCTCGTTCGTCTCATTTGGGCCAACAATTTTAGTTGCCATAAAAAAAAAGCGCTTCGGCGTCATCGTATGTGGTGAGAGAACTTGGTCCTCCCTTTTGTGAAACACTACGAGACCTCCGAAGCGCCCCTCTCGTTCAATATGCCCCAATGGTCAGTTGGGGCAACTCGTTGGCAGCTTCAAACCGCCGGCACACGAATGTGCCCACGGCGTTGGCTCAAATTCAGTTGTCAATACCATGAATGTCCGGTTAAGGTTCACTCATTGCAGCATGCTCTCCTAACAGCCTCCCGTTTCGGCTTGGTTTCGCCTAATTGCGTTTTGCTGGTCGGTTTCTTCTAAATTAATCAATTCCAAACCCAAATGCAAGCCTTTTGAGATAATTTTTTATGAAAAATCGCGACTCCCGGGAGGCGGACATATTGGATAGTGTAAATATAATACATAAAGTTTCGCATCCTGCAAAATCCAGAATTTGGTCTTAGCGGTTCGACTCTACATATGCCTCCATCGCATGATAATATGGCAGCCCCAAACGATAGAATCGTCGCGCTGTCGCAGTGTTTCGGTCGTGGACCCGCTGCCAGAATTCTCGTTCGTCCGGACCCGGAAACATAGCTCGATCTTTTTGCGATTGATGCTTGAAGATCGCTTCGAGCTTCAGCGCCAGTTCGTTCTCGCTCATGGGCACGAGCACATCGGCCTCATCCAGTGGCCACTCTTGCCAGGCGCCCCGATAAAGCCAAACGATTGGCTTGTTCGGAATCCGCTTCAATGCCTCCTGGATAATCCACAGGCATACACGGTGCGTCCCATGGGGATCGGACAAATCGCCAGCGGCGAGGATTCGGGTCGGCTTCATCGTCATCAAAAGCTTCACCGTTTGTTCAACGTCGGCTTCTCCGGGCGGCGCTTTTTCAATTGCGCCGGTCTGGTAAAACGGAAGATTCATAAAGATGCAATGCTCGCGCTCGAGCCCAACATGCATCGCGGCGCTGACAGCTTCAGCTTCGCGGATGAATTGCTTGACGTATGCTACTTCGGGAAGATCGACTTCGCCCGGGGCTTTGGTCTCGAGGAAGTGCTCGATCTTTTGGCGCGTTGCTTCGTGCGCGGCGGAGTCGATCTGCATCGCATCCAAATACTTCCCAATAAAATCGAGATAGCGCAAGACATCATGATCGAAGACCGCAATGTTGCCGCTCGTCTGATATGCGACGAACACGTCATTGCCGTTCTCGACGAGCTTGCGGAACATGCCACCCGCTGAGATTACATCGTCATCCGGATGCGGACTAAAGACGATGATCCGTTCGCCCTTCGGCAGATGGTCCCGGTCGTGGACCTTTTTGGCAAGCGTGTTGGCAGATTTCCGATTGAGCGCATCCGCGGTCTCCTCCATCACAAGGGAGGCAAGTCCATGCCCAATATAGTCATCACTCGAAAGCTCGACGATCGGTTTGTCAAGCTTCTCCGCCAGCCAGATAATCGCGCGAAGCACTTCGGACTGCTGCGTGAACTCGAAGTACTGCTGGACGAGCCATGGTGTCTTCACGCGTGTCAAATCGGCGGCGGCATCGCGGTCGAGATGAAACGCCGCGTGCGGATGGCTCTGCAAAAGCGATGCTGGCAACTCTGTTGTCCGTGGACCTTCGACCGCGCGGCAGACAATCCCAGACTTATTCTCACCCAAGGCGGCCAGGATTATCTCCCGTGATGAGAGAATCGTCGCAATGCCCATCGTGATCGCTTCACGGGGCACATTATTCTCGCCGAAGAAATCTGCCGCGGCATCACGACGCGTAAAGGGATGGATCAGTATGAGCCGGGTCCGCGACGTCTCGGGCGTGCCCGGTTCGTTGAAACCAATATGTCCCGAACGGCCAATGCCGAGGAGCACGAAATCCAGACCACCGTATTCCGCGATCGTTCGATCGTACTCCGCGCAGTAACCAGCGACGTCCTCACGCGCCAAATCGCCGCGTGGGATATGAATATTCTCCGGGGCGATAT
Protein-coding sequences here:
- the hppD gene encoding 4-hydroxyphenylpyruvate dioxygenase; the protein is MPNELSPAPIAVSNSAEQDFFPIRAIDHLEFVVGNAKQSAYYYRSAFGFKLTAYAGLETGVRDRASYVLEQGKIRFVLTTPLLPEHPYQDHLAMHGDGVRDISLEVDDVERAYSETTKRGAVGIQEPREVSDENGTYRTAAIKTYGDTLHSFVDRKNYRGFAPGYRAIASEDTIARPTGLAAVDHVVGNVGWNQMNDWVKWYEDVMGFHLFVSFDDKDISTEYSALMSKVVASGSEKIKFPINEPATGRKKSQIEEYVEWYRGPGVQHIALATGNIIEAVSKLSAQGVDFLRVPSSYYRELQDRVGKINEPVEQLEALGILVDRDDDGYMLQIFTKPAQDRPTVFFEIIQRRGARSFGKGNFKALFESIEREQELRGNL
- the dacB gene encoding D-alanyl-D-alanine carboxypeptidase/D-alanyl-D-alanine-endopeptidase yields the protein MKRLIPVRDFVAASLNSGYGRINRVLRALGLISSLLLSTELSAQTATDQLVRELDSLFHTSRFSNATFGVSIQSLKSGDFLYRLNDTKSLLPASNMKLFTAAEALALLGPEYRYKTEMLTNGKIKRHTLYGDLIFRGVGDPTSLSPIDTEDSWDDTLNAHEIYQMTGSFIADNSFFTPEYYPTGWQIDDLPYYYATPVSALIANENKVTLAIFPGLSLGSAAIVSWKRTPYPYGVILNKATTGSPSSTVTIDAGRKIGTDTIVVTGSIPLGDTEIDEETSIDNPETYAVKLLMGMCPNYRGFHQRAIHQKVLATHQSPPLTSIIQHMNKESDNLYAECLFRTVAKVKGGEGSWMRGIEVMRKYLASIGIDTMNLQFTDGSGLSRMDFVTTDAIIKLLMVVWKDPKLKEPFYNSLPIMGVDGTLKNQLKGTPAAGNVHAKTGSMTGVRSISGYLTTRDGEPIAFSILLNNFTAPGSDATKLENEVLTRLVNFSRVESH
- a CDS encoding pitrilysin family protein, whose product is MKFFLRIAIFWVAISIIPGVTYAQLPPWTRFKLSNGLEVLVVENHLTPIVTIEISVKNGSFTEPPEYNGLSHLYEHMFFTSNARDTTEDDFLGRVDDLGIVYNGRTEEELVEYYFTLPKQNLEPGLDFMATAITSPLFKPDELHKQQEIVLGEFDRNEALPLFKFGRKVDSALWDGYLSRKEPLGERPTIKSATREKMLTIKNRYYIPNNSLLIVSGDVNTEQIRKLVPKYFDRWQSGPDPFIANPPVRAPPLKGPVLVLDTIDEPRAVVFVRWHGPSIGLDDKGTYVGDVFSEIIKQPEHPFTKSLEESGLAQSVNFWYFTQRYIGPIRPDIVTTPDRLEEAMKTFWRQVDMFDDTNYFTDEELETAKNVLRTQTLYRSEQLSEFTHDLAFWWAAAGLDYYGHYLDDLSKVTRKDIADYIHRYIKGKPFVLGVAMNKEGFEKIGPTLGKLVFPNMKQP
- a CDS encoding insulinase family protein, with product MKNLLRYCYVFLATIAIASCAASHSSSSSSLANSSNIVNDVQEFDVDGIHILMRQSVSVPVVSAILFVRGGSVLSPASEPIMTESFAVAIATASGSERTSKSYFRRRMTQMQTFISGAAGNDYSALSLTCTRENFDTSWKYFTDVATRPAFDATEFENFMHATLLGLSSVSSDPDSYSRHEADSIYFAGHPYGRVPTVDDVNQVTLPLIERHFKSIMVKSRFLLSVVGNISREELTEKVHSTLGKLPEGTYTAAQALAPLDPPARASRPGAYLFSFNRKLPTNYVLAYFHVPTEGDSDYYPYLRLRNFFGGFVFNHIRVQHNLAYAPNVDDKQQRSSIGMIELQTPFVDSAVKIIYSDVDFFQNNLIRESAIREGVAGWATRNYLKAETTANQAVLLGQAKLLTGDWRDAFFSYEKLSHVTPEQLAHVAQKYLRNFNWFIVGDTTGIDRARLESR
- a CDS encoding Gfo/Idh/MocA family oxidoreductase, with the translated sequence MDKVKLALAGCGNVAQVVHLPILQKMTDVEIMAVVDPDRRKAKAIAERFGIAASFTSLSDLLSSPLAAEIHAIDICTPTDTHRPLAIEAIQAGKDVLIEKPIARTAKEARDIVECARKYDRKVMVGMNSRFRPDVIMLKTFIEKNELGKIFYIKSGWLKQQSGVQAWQQQQAKSGGGVILDLGIVMLDMALWVLNYPSVLTVSAETYKQYTKNVEDSAALFARLEGGITFTTEVSWTFQREGDFFYCNVFGDDGAAFINPLKVMKRVHGSSINLTPAKAQTPVSLYKKSYENELRHFINSVKGIVPLVSTAEEASRRMTVVEAIYQSAAKRKEIALKKS
- a CDS encoding 6-phosphogluconolactonase; the encoded protein is MTPDPAKIPVTIHTDHTALARAVAERIAAIVRAKPDAVLGLPTGSTPKGIYRELIALHNAGLDLSRVRTFNLDEYFPIAPDALQSYHRFMQQNFFRHVNIAPENIHIPRGDLAREDVAGYCAEYDRTIAEYGGLDFVLLGIGRSGHIGFNEPGTPETSRTRLILIHPFTRRDAAADFFGENNVPREAITMGIATILSSREIILAALGENKSGIVCRAVEGPRTTELPASLLQSHPHAAFHLDRDAAADLTRVKTPWLVQQYFEFTQQSEVLRAIIWLAEKLDKPIVELSSDDYIGHGLASLVMEETADALNRKSANTLAKKVHDRDHLPKGERIIVFSPHPDDDVISAGGMFRKLVENGNDVFVAYQTSGNIAVFDHDVLRYLDFIGKYLDAMQIDSAAHEATRQKIEHFLETKAPGEVDLPEVAYVKQFIREAEAVSAAMHVGLEREHCIFMNLPFYQTGAIEKAPPGEADVEQTVKLLMTMKPTRILAAGDLSDPHGTHRVCLWIIQEALKRIPNKPIVWLYRGAWQEWPLDEADVLVPMSENELALKLEAIFKHQSQKDRAMFPGPDEREFWQRVHDRNTATARRFYRLGLPYYHAMEAYVESNR